The following are encoded together in the Humulus lupulus chromosome 5, drHumLupu1.1, whole genome shotgun sequence genome:
- the LOC133779988 gene encoding uncharacterized protein LOC133779988, producing MSWRLASEPGPSYGKNSEMFTLVVHHGGTCSNIDGDRKYEGGSVSFFDGCEYDCFGLLDMERLVKELGYQLPFDFCYVDVYVSGPYIPNEHETREAVYEDVANEDYGEDDGDDHGEDDGDDMEEPVVTQVEKLGKEYALDEEEVRQQENIITPPSQWWSTVNEVYTQVDGDISDGFEDEEYLNSLNSDDDEPIPRISRRQFVPTDEWADFKFSVGLEFASVEQLIEALKEHFISKDREFNYLFNNHTKLKAICKATGCGWSLYARVLKRDNLTFQINTLVDEHNYGIRLNSKLVDAPWLAKHFLPQFRMNPNMHYANFKELTSNSKFSHPSRHIFYAAKNKARLMLEGSVAEQYAVLHDYCKQLMKLMPGSTTIIKSNMVADRRVFKRAYICLKACKDGFKSCRPLVGLDGCFLKGYCKGILLAAVGIDAENSMFPIAYAICEKANTETWTWFLTLLKEDLSEVDHRNFTMISDRKKGLSNALSTLFEGAEIRLCVRHLHSNFKKEFPGLLLKQKLWACARASTPEEFKRKMAELKGVNEKAFDWLMKKSPSEWFKSHFKTDVKCDMLLNNLCESFNTAILDARQKPIITLLEKIRYWLMSRYYVK from the exons ATGTCGTGGAGGCTTGCTTCAGAGCCTGGTCCCAGTTATG GAAAAAATTCTGAAATGTTTACTTTAGTGGTGCATCATGGGGGCACATGTTCAAATATTGATGGGGATAGAAAATATGAGGGTGGAAGTGTGTCCTTTTTTGATGGTTGTGAGTATGACTGTTTTGGTCTATTGGACATGGAAAGATTGGTGAAAGAGCTTGGATACCAACTTCCATTTGATTTCTG TTATGTGGATGTGTATGTTAGTGGTCCTTATATCCCTAATGAGCATGAAACTAGGGAGGCTGTTTATGAGGATGTTGCTAATGAGGATTATGGTGAGGATGATGGTGATGACCATGGTGAGGATGATGGTGATGATATGGAAGAACCAGTGGTTACACAAGTGGAAAAACTGGGCAAAG AATATGCCCTAGATGAAGAGGAAGTTAGGCAGCAAGAGAACATCATAACACCACCAAGTCAATGGTGGAGCACTGTGAATGAAGTATACACTCAAGTGGATGGGGATATTTCAGATGGATTCGAAGATGAGGAATATCTAAACAGCCTAAACAGTGATGATGATGAGCCTATTCCTAGGATAAGTAGAAGGCAATTTGTACCTACTGATGAATGGGCTGATTTCAAGTTTAGTGTTGGGTTGGAATTTGCAAGTGTTGAACAGCTTATAGAAGCTCTAAAGGAACACTTCATAAGCAAAGACAGAGAATTCAATTACCTCTTCAATAATCATACAAAGTTAAAGGCTATTTGTAAGGCCACTGGCTGTGGGTGGTCTTTGTATGCTCGGGTCCTAAAGAGGGATAATTTGACATTTCAGATTAACACCTTGGTGGATGAACACAACTATGGGATTAGGTTAAATAGCAAGCTGGTGGATGCACCTTGGTTGGCAAAACACTTCTTACCCCAATTCAGAATGAACCCAAACATGCACTATGCAAACTTCAAGGAACTCACTTCGAACAGTAAGTTTTCTCACCCTAGTAGACACATATTTTATGCTGCAAAGAATAAGGCTCGGCTAATGCTTGAGGGTTCTGTGGCTGAGCAATATGCAGTGCTTCATGATTATTGCAAACAACTAATGAAACTGATGCCAGGCAGTACTACCATTATTAAAAGCAATATGGTGGCTGATAGGAGGGTGTTTAAGAGGGCCTACATATgcttaaaagcatgtaaagatggCTTTAAGTCTTGTAGGCCTTTGGTTGGCTTGGATGGATGTTTTTTAAAGGGGTATTGCAAAGGGATACTACTTGCAGCTGTTGGTATTGATGCTGAGAACTCTATGTTCCCAATTGCTTATGCAATATGTGAAAAGGCAAACACTGAAACATGGACATGGTTTCTGACTCTATTGAAGGAGGATTTGAGTGAGGTAGATCATAGAAATTTTACAATGATCAGTGATAGGAAGAAAGGCTTATCAAATGCCTTGTCCACTCTCTTTGAAGGTGCAGAGATTAGATTATGCGTGAGGCATTTACATTCTAACTTCAAGAAGGAGTTCCCCGGTCTATTGCTAAAACAAAAATTATGGGCATGTGCGCGAGCATCAACACCTGAAGAATTCAAGAGAAAAATGGCTGAACTAAAGGGTGTTAATGAGAAGGCCTTTGATTGGCTAATGAAGAAAAGTCCCTCTGAATGGTTCAAAAGTCATTTCAAGACCGATGTTAAATGCGACATGCTATTGAACAACCTCTGTGAAAGCTTCAACACTGCAATATTGGATGCAAGACAGAAGCCCATTATCACTTTGCTTGAGAAAATTAGGTATTGGTTGATGAGTAGGTACTATGTGAAATGA